The proteins below come from a single Edaphobacter acidisoli genomic window:
- the rimM gene encoding ribosome maturation factor RimM (Essential for efficient processing of 16S rRNA), giving the protein MSDVLPSWVVVAHLLRPQGRKGELLAELLTDFPERFSEQRRVFLAPMGFAGAPSAAREAEVRGHWLPIGKNEGRIVLEFAGIDSITAAEAVAGLDVIVPRENRMKLADDSVYISELAGCTVYDRSHAVGVVKDVQFATTADGARRLEDAAPLLVVEAQDGAEVLVPFAKAFIMGISIEAKRIDMELPEGLVDVNREDPAKTTRKR; this is encoded by the coding sequence ATGAGTGATGTTCTTCCATCCTGGGTTGTAGTGGCACATCTGCTGCGTCCGCAAGGACGCAAAGGTGAGTTGCTGGCTGAACTGTTGACGGATTTTCCGGAGCGGTTTTCGGAGCAGAGACGCGTGTTTCTGGCGCCGATGGGATTTGCTGGTGCGCCGTCGGCTGCGCGTGAGGCGGAGGTTCGAGGCCATTGGCTTCCCATAGGGAAGAATGAGGGCCGGATCGTGCTGGAGTTTGCCGGGATTGATTCGATCACCGCGGCGGAGGCGGTTGCCGGGCTGGACGTGATTGTTCCGCGCGAGAACCGCATGAAGCTTGCGGACGATTCGGTCTACATCAGCGAGCTGGCTGGGTGTACGGTTTATGACCGCTCTCATGCTGTGGGTGTCGTGAAGGACGTGCAGTTTGCTACGACTGCTGATGGGGCCCGGCGGCTTGAAGATGCTGCACCGCTGCTGGTGGTCGAGGCGCAGGATGGCGCTGAGGTGCTGGTGCCGTTTGCGAAGGCATTCATCATGGGAATCAGCATAGAAGCCAAACGCATTGATATGGAGCTGCCGGAGGGCCTGGTCGATGTGAATCGCGAAGACCCCGCAAAGACCACGCGGAAGCGATAG
- a CDS encoding KH domain-containing protein: MTALLTEIARALVDKPESVIVESTHDGEGTLLRLHVSPEDVGKVIGKQGRTARSLRTILSAASMKLKHRYSLDIVEEGKTDA; the protein is encoded by the coding sequence ATGACGGCGCTTTTAACCGAGATTGCCCGAGCATTGGTGGACAAGCCGGAGAGCGTCATCGTAGAAAGCACACATGATGGTGAGGGAACGCTGCTACGTCTGCACGTTTCCCCCGAGGACGTAGGCAAGGTCATCGGCAAGCAGGGCCGCACGGCGCGGTCGCTGCGTACGATCCTGAGCGCGGCAAGCATGAAGCTGAAGCATCGGTATTCCTTGGATATCGTTGAAGAAGGCAAGACCGACGCATAG
- the rpsP gene encoding 30S ribosomal protein S16, which yields MIRLARVGARKQPHYRVVVIEKDRARNGRSVEVVGTYNPRTNPASVELKRDRIEFWTKNGARLSERVEKLLASAPAAETAAA from the coding sequence ATGATTCGTTTGGCGCGCGTTGGAGCGCGTAAGCAGCCTCACTATCGCGTTGTGGTGATCGAAAAGGACCGCGCCCGTAACGGCCGCTCGGTCGAAGTGGTCGGCACCTATAATCCCCGTACCAACCCGGCGTCCGTTGAGCTAAAGCGCGACCGCATCGAGTTCTGGACCAAGAACGGTGCGCGTCTGTCGGAGCGGGTTGAAAAGCTTTTGGCGAGCGCTCCCGCCGCAGAGACTGCCGCTGCCTAG
- a CDS encoding esterase family protein yields MNRQYHKWHSPTLSRPMELLVFGHAGPPALVFPTSCGRFYEFEDHGGVAAVAHKIDSGQLQLFCVDSIDSESWYNRRVAPRWRIVRHLQYEAYLLEELVSFIRSQNPAPTLAAAGCSFGGYHAVNLALRHPALFTKAVSIGGAFDPSHFLNGYHDRDTYLNIPMHYLPNLNDPWFLDHLRRNDYILATGEHDMCWNQNEKLARILQEKGIPVRLDVWGDGAGHDWPWWRQMAATYL; encoded by the coding sequence ATGAACCGCCAATACCACAAGTGGCATTCCCCCACCCTCTCCCGCCCGATGGAGCTGCTCGTCTTCGGCCACGCCGGCCCCCCCGCGCTCGTCTTCCCCACCTCCTGCGGACGCTTCTACGAGTTCGAAGACCACGGCGGAGTCGCCGCCGTCGCCCACAAAATCGACTCAGGCCAGCTCCAGCTCTTCTGCGTCGATTCCATCGACTCCGAGAGCTGGTACAACCGCCGTGTCGCCCCGCGCTGGCGTATCGTCCGCCACCTCCAGTACGAAGCCTACCTGCTCGAAGAGCTCGTGTCCTTCATCCGCAGCCAGAACCCCGCCCCCACCCTCGCAGCCGCCGGATGCAGCTTCGGCGGCTACCACGCCGTCAACCTCGCCCTGCGCCACCCCGCGCTCTTCACCAAAGCCGTCTCCATCGGCGGCGCATTCGACCCCTCGCACTTCCTCAACGGCTACCACGACCGCGACACCTACCTGAACATCCCCATGCACTACCTTCCCAACCTCAACGACCCATGGTTCCTCGACCACCTTCGCCGCAACGACTACATCCTCGCCACCGGCGAGCACGACATGTGCTGGAACCAGAACGAAAAGCTCGCCCGCATCCTCCAGGAAAAAGGCATCCCCGTCCGCCTCGACGTCTGGGGAGACGGAGCCGGTCACGACTGGCCCTGGTGGCGCCAGATGGCCGCAACCTATCTGTAA
- a CDS encoding ATP-grasp domain-containing protein: MKKIGVLFGPENTFPSALVDRINSLDLDNIRAEFVHVGGVPMAAPSGYAVIVDRVSHDLPFYRSYLKNALLTGTHIINNPFWWSADDKFLNYALAARLGVPVPRTVLLPHKQLPQHITPRSLRNLEYPLDWDSIFDYVRFPAFLKPHNGGGWRDVHHVRNREEFFTAYDQTRDLSMVLQAEVPYDQYFRCFVVGQSEVLIMSYDPRRPHEQRYIFDKPLRDKILIRKIRKHALALCRALGYDFNTVEFAVEKGVPYAIDYFNPAPDADLHTIGQANFDWVVDAVARLCIRKAQARTPLPRLRWSALLNGPLPKARKPTESKLPRTPKPAR, translated from the coding sequence TTGAAGAAGATCGGCGTGCTCTTCGGCCCGGAGAACACCTTCCCCAGCGCCCTGGTCGACCGCATCAACTCGCTCGACCTCGACAACATCCGCGCCGAGTTCGTCCACGTCGGCGGAGTCCCGATGGCCGCACCCTCCGGCTACGCCGTCATCGTCGATCGCGTCTCGCACGACCTGCCCTTCTACCGCTCCTATCTCAAAAACGCGCTCCTCACCGGCACACACATCATCAACAATCCCTTCTGGTGGTCGGCCGACGACAAGTTCCTCAACTACGCCCTCGCCGCGCGTCTCGGCGTACCCGTCCCGCGCACCGTGCTGCTGCCGCACAAGCAGCTTCCCCAGCACATCACCCCGCGCTCCCTCCGCAACCTCGAATACCCCCTCGACTGGGACAGCATCTTCGACTACGTCCGTTTCCCGGCCTTCCTCAAGCCCCACAACGGCGGCGGCTGGCGCGACGTTCATCACGTCCGCAACCGCGAAGAGTTCTTCACCGCCTACGACCAGACGCGCGATCTCTCCATGGTGCTCCAGGCCGAGGTCCCCTACGACCAGTACTTCCGTTGCTTCGTCGTCGGTCAGTCCGAAGTCCTCATCATGTCCTACGACCCGCGCCGCCCACACGAGCAGCGCTACATCTTCGACAAACCGCTGCGCGACAAAATCCTCATCCGCAAAATCCGCAAACACGCCCTCGCTCTCTGCCGCGCGCTCGGATACGACTTCAACACCGTCGAGTTCGCCGTCGAAAAAGGCGTGCCCTACGCCATCGATTACTTCAACCCAGCCCCCGACGCCGACCTCCACACCATCGGCCAGGCCAACTTCGACTGGGTCGTCGATGCCGTCGCCCGCTTATGCATCCGCAAAGCGCAGGCGCGCACCCCACTGCCACGCCTCCGCTGGTCAGCCCTGCTCAACGGCCCACTCCCCAAAGCCCGCAAACCCACCGAAAGCAAACTCCCCCGAACCCCGAAGCCGGCGAGATAG
- a CDS encoding outer membrane beta-barrel protein — protein sequence MHISTPLNRLASILAGTAAIAFFAAPAAVQAQQPASTAQPLAPISLKTTLIAPLDLSSSSTDDVNYTSSTGAVETAKAEGFSFGEGAMQPPPRRRYGRPNYSDSHTNPDGSAKYTFAVGGGFTLPTGGTHNYATPGWKLQVGAGRNFNQTLGVMLQFDYDKFGMQQNTLNNQLALYNSLCGSQCIDQLNGSVHDWSFSLDPIVNYYTSDTLGAYVIGGIGFYHKYTQFTTPAIGEYCDPYYGCYQYQANQPVDWYTSNAFGVNAGFGFTYKISRWANQRLYAEARYVWTDNQPKPYDVSGTTNYFNAFPQASARTTYIPVTFGIRF from the coding sequence ATGCACATCTCGACCCCACTGAATCGCCTGGCCAGCATTCTCGCCGGCACGGCAGCCATCGCCTTCTTTGCCGCGCCTGCCGCAGTTCAAGCCCAGCAGCCGGCCAGCACGGCGCAGCCTCTGGCGCCCATCAGCCTCAAAACCACCTTGATTGCTCCACTCGATCTCTCTTCCTCCAGTACCGACGACGTGAACTACACCAGTTCCACCGGTGCCGTTGAGACCGCAAAGGCCGAAGGCTTCAGCTTCGGTGAAGGGGCCATGCAGCCGCCGCCACGCCGCCGCTATGGCCGTCCCAACTACTCCGACAGCCACACCAACCCCGACGGCTCGGCCAAGTACACCTTCGCAGTGGGCGGCGGATTCACCCTCCCTACTGGTGGCACGCACAACTACGCCACTCCTGGCTGGAAGCTCCAGGTCGGCGCAGGCCGCAACTTCAACCAGACCCTCGGCGTCATGCTCCAGTTCGACTACGACAAGTTCGGTATGCAGCAGAACACGCTCAACAACCAACTCGCGTTGTATAACAGCCTGTGCGGCTCTCAGTGCATAGACCAGCTCAACGGCAGTGTCCACGACTGGTCCTTCTCGCTCGACCCCATCGTCAACTACTACACCTCCGACACGCTGGGAGCCTACGTCATCGGCGGCATCGGCTTCTATCACAAGTACACCCAGTTCACGACTCCGGCAATCGGCGAGTATTGCGATCCTTACTACGGTTGCTATCAATACCAAGCCAACCAGCCCGTCGACTGGTACACCAGCAACGCCTTCGGTGTGAACGCCGGCTTCGGCTTCACCTACAAGATCTCCCGCTGGGCCAACCAGCGTCTCTACGCTGAAGCGCGCTATGTCTGGACCGACAACCAGCCCAAGCCCTACGACGTCAGCGGAACGACGAACTACTTCAACGCCTTCCCACAGGCCAGCGCCCGCACCACCTACATCCCGGTCACCTTCGGCATCCGTTTCTAA
- a CDS encoding PEP-CTERM sorting domain-containing protein, producing the protein MKFLQYSAVLAALVLVPLAAKADDVFTGTGGGNTFTFTLPASPTNGVTDPNYGYNAFYINNVAVDFNGTTRDLTVEFFEPGNDGGLNLDNNDSTNLFDSIELYGPQLFTGSASDPTFKLGTFSLYDPYTGYDSYSLTIAPSAVPEPSSLVLLGSGLLGVCGLVKRKIVKA; encoded by the coding sequence ATGAAATTTTTGCAATATTCAGCAGTGCTCGCCGCATTGGTTCTCGTCCCCCTGGCCGCCAAGGCTGATGATGTCTTTACCGGCACTGGCGGTGGGAATACCTTCACGTTCACTCTGCCGGCTTCGCCGACCAATGGTGTCACCGATCCAAACTATGGATACAACGCGTTCTACATCAACAATGTTGCGGTTGATTTCAACGGAACAACGAGGGATTTGACGGTTGAGTTCTTCGAGCCTGGAAACGACGGTGGACTGAATCTCGACAACAATGACTCGACAAACCTGTTCGACAGTATTGAGCTGTATGGCCCGCAGTTGTTCACGGGATCTGCCTCCGATCCGACGTTCAAGCTGGGCACGTTCAGCCTGTACGATCCTTATACCGGGTATGATTCTTACTCGCTGACGATCGCTCCTTCGGCGGTTCCTGAGCCTTCGAGCCTGGTGCTGCTGGGCTCTGGGCTGCTGGGTGTCTGCGGCCTGGTGAAGCGCAAGATCGTGAAGGCGTAA
- a CDS encoding vitamin K epoxide reductase family protein: protein MKYLVALLALAGLYVSITALRIHYMDPSQQPPCAVTEKFDCGAVNHSRFSVFPAKTFDEAPGKHHIPVATIGIIGYALIALLALAGRWWLVFELSQIGFLCAAFLSYLEAYVMEKWCIYCLWSQCIMTAILLLSIVALVLRWQRNRRVLN from the coding sequence ATGAAGTATCTGGTCGCTCTTCTCGCGCTCGCAGGCCTTTACGTCTCCATCACTGCCCTCCGCATCCATTACATGGACCCCTCCCAGCAGCCGCCCTGCGCCGTAACCGAGAAATTCGACTGCGGAGCCGTCAACCACAGCCGCTTCTCCGTCTTCCCGGCGAAGACCTTCGATGAGGCTCCCGGCAAGCACCACATCCCGGTCGCGACGATAGGCATCATCGGCTACGCACTGATCGCCCTCCTTGCCCTCGCCGGACGCTGGTGGCTGGTCTTTGAACTTTCCCAGATCGGCTTCCTCTGCGCCGCCTTCCTCAGCTACCTTGAGGCTTACGTCATGGAGAAGTGGTGCATCTACTGCCTCTGGTCGCAGTGCATCATGACCGCGATCCTCCTCCTCAGCATCGTGGCACTCGTCCTCCGCTGGCAGCGAAACCGCCGCGTCCTGAACTAA
- a CDS encoding radical SAM protein — MGISCEETLDCFKSDDLIGLGMEADAVRRRLHPEGVVSYTVCGRIDPRTSGESAILAEIGKAASMGASSITLCSERTETIEQMELLLRAIKSHFPSLWLHCFSAGEIQSLAQRSGLTLYDTIARLRDAGLDSIPGDVVSLDDATAGVLGETGSNGWFDVHRTAHRLGLPTTACMVFGQGETLEQRVSYLEALRGLQVQTGGFTAFSLRAFVPRAAGPRVIEEPTAVEYLKMLAISRMVLDNIANIEIDFGAQGLKVFETCLRFGGNDAGSLPIGGSAATAEQLRQVVRDAGFRPVERDLAYRTVFLN, encoded by the coding sequence ATGGGAATCAGTTGTGAAGAGACACTGGACTGCTTCAAGAGCGATGATCTGATCGGACTGGGCATGGAAGCCGACGCTGTGCGCCGCAGACTGCATCCTGAAGGCGTAGTGAGCTACACCGTCTGCGGACGGATTGACCCGCGGACCAGCGGAGAATCTGCCATCCTCGCTGAGATCGGAAAAGCCGCCTCGATGGGCGCAAGCAGCATAACACTCTGTAGCGAGCGTACAGAGACCATAGAACAGATGGAACTCCTGCTCCGCGCGATCAAAAGCCATTTCCCCAGCCTCTGGTTGCACTGCTTCAGCGCTGGCGAGATCCAGTCGCTCGCGCAGCGTTCCGGACTGACCTTGTATGACACCATTGCGCGACTGCGTGATGCCGGTCTCGACTCCATTCCCGGCGACGTTGTATCTCTCGACGACGCCACGGCAGGAGTGTTGGGAGAGACGGGATCAAACGGCTGGTTCGATGTCCATCGCACTGCACACAGACTGGGCCTGCCGACGACAGCATGTATGGTCTTCGGACAAGGGGAGACCCTTGAGCAGCGAGTGAGTTATCTGGAAGCTCTTCGCGGCCTGCAGGTGCAGACGGGAGGATTCACAGCATTTTCTCTGCGCGCGTTTGTGCCGCGAGCCGCAGGGCCTCGCGTTATTGAAGAGCCCACGGCTGTCGAGTACCTAAAGATGCTTGCCATCTCTCGCATGGTGCTGGACAACATCGCCAACATCGAGATCGATTTCGGCGCGCAAGGTTTGAAGGTCTTCGAGACGTGTTTGCGTTTCGGAGGCAACGACGCCGGCAGCCTACCCATCGGCGGATCTGCCGCAACCGCTGAGCAGTTGCGACAGGTTGTCCGCGACGCAGGATTCAGACCAGTTGAACGTGATCTTGCCTACCGTACAGTGTTTCTGAATTAG
- a CDS encoding tautomerase family protein: MPLVRISTKPRTAEERRAIGDAVYVAMRETLNVPENDRFQIITEHSGEDLIYDPSYLGIARTAGIVFIQVFLRRGRSVEMKQAFYRRTAELLHANVGIRSEDVLITLSENDAPDWSFGNGIAQYV; the protein is encoded by the coding sequence ATGCCACTTGTACGCATCTCGACCAAGCCCCGAACAGCCGAAGAGCGACGCGCCATTGGCGACGCGGTTTACGTTGCCATGCGCGAGACACTCAATGTGCCGGAAAACGACCGTTTTCAAATCATCACGGAGCACTCGGGCGAAGATCTGATCTACGACCCAAGCTATCTTGGCATCGCGCGCACCGCTGGCATTGTGTTCATTCAGGTCTTTCTGCGCCGCGGTCGCAGTGTCGAGATGAAGCAAGCTTTCTACCGTCGCACAGCAGAATTGCTTCATGCAAACGTGGGAATACGGTCTGAAGATGTGCTGATTACGCTCTCCGAGAACGATGCGCCGGACTGGTCGTTCGGCAATGGCATTGCTCAATACGTTTAG
- a CDS encoding cellulose synthase family protein → MSDLGLLLVSKGFAHYWKTHYANKTFEHLYRWNTFDTCMLIPYFVVMVILAFYGIHRYQLVWLYYRNKKKAAKWDQPPAKFVEGQLPFVTIQLPIFNEQFVIDRLIDAVCRLDYPRDRFEIQVLDDSTDETTKVAQEIVERYARGFAGMDPQPIFYLHRTNRHGYKAGALDEGLKVARGEFVAIFDADFVPPSQWVMQVIHHFAEPEIGMVQTRWTHLNRDYSFLTQVEAILLDGHFVLEHGGRSRAGVFFNFNGTAGMWRRCTIGEAGGWQHDTLTEDTDLSYRAQMVGWKFKYLQDVECPAELPIEMTAFKTQQARWAKGLIQTGKKILPRVFRSNEHWHTKLEAWYHLTANISYPLMIVLSVLLMPAMIIRSWQGYVQMLLIDFPLFMASTMSISTFYLVSQKELFPKTWYKTFLYVPCLMALGIGLTITNTKAVMEALFGVQTAFARTPKYRVQGKGEKSKAKVYRKRLGIVPWIEMAIGCFFAWTVWYAVSTENYFTVPFLVLFVYGYWYTGLLSLLQGRFERGGATSQAMHEKPYPMGI, encoded by the coding sequence ATATCGGACCTCGGCCTGTTACTGGTCTCGAAGGGCTTTGCTCACTATTGGAAGACGCACTACGCGAACAAAACGTTCGAGCACCTCTATCGCTGGAACACGTTCGATACGTGCATGCTGATTCCATACTTTGTTGTGATGGTGATCCTGGCCTTTTATGGGATTCACCGTTATCAGTTGGTGTGGCTCTACTACCGCAACAAGAAGAAGGCAGCGAAGTGGGACCAGCCTCCTGCGAAGTTCGTCGAAGGCCAGCTTCCGTTCGTTACGATCCAGTTGCCCATCTTCAATGAGCAGTTCGTTATCGACCGGCTGATTGATGCTGTGTGCAGGCTCGATTATCCGCGTGACCGCTTCGAGATTCAGGTGCTTGACGACTCGACCGACGAGACAACCAAAGTAGCTCAAGAGATTGTTGAGCGCTATGCGCGTGGGTTTGCTGGAATGGATCCGCAGCCGATCTTCTATCTCCACCGCACCAATCGTCACGGCTACAAGGCGGGAGCGTTGGACGAAGGTCTGAAGGTTGCGCGCGGCGAGTTTGTGGCCATCTTCGACGCGGACTTTGTGCCACCATCGCAGTGGGTCATGCAGGTGATCCATCACTTTGCCGAGCCGGAGATCGGCATGGTGCAGACACGCTGGACGCACCTGAACCGCGACTACAGCTTCCTTACGCAGGTTGAGGCGATCCTTCTCGATGGTCATTTTGTGCTGGAGCACGGCGGTCGCAGCCGTGCTGGCGTTTTCTTCAACTTCAACGGCACGGCAGGCATGTGGCGGAGATGCACGATCGGCGAAGCTGGTGGCTGGCAGCACGATACGTTAACCGAAGATACTGACCTGAGTTATCGCGCACAGATGGTCGGCTGGAAGTTTAAATATCTTCAGGACGTGGAGTGCCCGGCGGAACTGCCTATTGAGATGACTGCTTTCAAGACGCAGCAGGCGCGCTGGGCCAAAGGGCTTATCCAGACTGGGAAAAAGATTCTGCCGCGCGTCTTTCGTAGCAATGAGCACTGGCACACCAAACTTGAGGCCTGGTATCACCTGACGGCGAATATCAGCTATCCGCTGATGATTGTGCTGAGCGTGCTGTTGATGCCGGCGATGATCATCCGAAGCTGGCAGGGTTACGTCCAGATGCTGCTGATTGACTTTCCTTTGTTTATGGCAAGTACGATGTCGATCTCAACGTTTTATCTGGTCAGCCAGAAAGAGCTATTTCCGAAGACATGGTACAAGACATTCTTGTATGTGCCCTGCCTGATGGCGCTCGGCATTGGCCTTACCATTACCAATACCAAGGCGGTGATGGAGGCCCTGTTCGGCGTTCAGACTGCGTTTGCCCGCACGCCGAAGTATCGTGTGCAGGGAAAAGGAGAGAAGTCGAAGGCCAAGGTCTACCGCAAACGGCTCGGGATTGTGCCATGGATCGAGATGGCGATAGGGTGCTTCTTTGCATGGACTGTCTGGTATGCGGTTTCGACTGAAAACTACTTCACCGTGCCATTCCTTGTCCTCTTTGTCTACGGGTATTGGTACACGGGTCTGCTCAGTTTATTGCAGGGGCGGTTCGAGCGCGGTGGTGCAACCAGCCAAGCGATGCACGAGAAACCTTACCCGATGGGAATCTGA
- the purU gene encoding formyltetrahydrofolate deformylase yields the protein MLGYMPKTAVLLIDCPDRRGIVAAIANFLVREYDANILNADQHQDVELGLFFMRVEFSTENTACSEDQFRQVFASLAGEFRMNWRLIFATPPANVAVFVSHYLHCLADLLDRYQIGELNCNLSLIVSNHEGARALAGFHGVPFHYIPATAGNKAATEKQQLNLLAEHQIDLVVLARYMQVLSPSFVSVYPQQIINVHHSFLPAFTGAKPYHAAFARGVKLIGATSHYVTEVLDEGPIIEQDVTRISQNDQLPDLIQKGRDLERLVLSRAVRWHLGHRILSYANKTVIFA from the coding sequence ATGCTTGGCTATATGCCCAAGACTGCCGTTCTCCTTATCGACTGCCCGGACCGCAGAGGAATCGTCGCCGCTATAGCCAACTTTCTCGTGCGAGAGTACGACGCCAACATCCTGAATGCAGACCAGCATCAAGATGTCGAGCTGGGTCTGTTTTTTATGCGCGTCGAGTTTTCGACTGAGAATACGGCCTGCAGTGAAGATCAGTTCCGCCAAGTCTTCGCATCACTTGCTGGAGAATTTCGCATGAATTGGCGGCTGATCTTCGCCACTCCACCAGCGAATGTCGCCGTCTTTGTTTCGCATTACCTGCATTGCCTTGCCGATCTACTGGATCGATACCAGATCGGCGAGTTGAACTGCAATCTTTCGCTCATCGTCAGCAATCACGAGGGCGCACGCGCGCTGGCTGGCTTTCATGGTGTGCCATTCCACTACATTCCAGCCACTGCAGGAAACAAAGCAGCTACGGAAAAGCAGCAACTCAACCTGCTCGCGGAACACCAGATCGACCTTGTTGTGCTTGCACGCTATATGCAGGTGCTATCGCCGAGCTTTGTCAGCGTCTATCCGCAGCAGATCATCAACGTACACCACTCGTTTTTGCCTGCGTTCACTGGCGCGAAGCCCTACCATGCTGCTTTTGCACGCGGCGTGAAACTTATCGGAGCAACCAGCCACTACGTCACAGAAGTGCTGGACGAAGGCCCCATCATCGAGCAGGACGTGACACGCATCTCACAGAATGACCAACTACCTGACCTGATTCAAAAGGGGCGCGATCTGGAGCGACTTGTGCTTTCACGGGCGGTGCGCTGGCATCTAGGCCACCGCATTCTTTCTTATGCAAACAAGACCGTCATCTTCGCGTAA
- a CDS encoding glycoside hydrolase family 28 protein: MIVKLHGLSRYALFASGFLFLIGATIACVAQGCNPRAFGAKADGVAKDTSAIQAAINACAARPDAPVHFTAGTYLSAPLTLPSNAYLILDKGAKLLGSADMADYPIRKDAPWRRVSLLHADHAANIRITGPGTIDGNGQIWWNAQLHRQKDAPENPRPLLIDITNSHDILIEGVTIQNSPQYNITTFLSSGLTVRNVTIRNPGRGAPNTDGIDPFSTSHVLIEHTTIDTGDDNVAIKSGLVERGDPDVPSTDITIRDCTFLNGHGLSIGSETAGGVRNVTVERLSFRATRQGIRIKSARGRGNDLGNFIYRDITMDGVETPIQITAYYTGHSNDDTAQPITEHTPRFHDIDIENLTATGAKQAALIMGLPESPIENLTLKNVHITAAKGMLIQQAHVTESNVTVAAASGPATQYGPGVLINGKKP, encoded by the coding sequence ATGATCGTAAAATTGCACGGACTTAGTAGGTACGCTCTGTTTGCCAGTGGATTCCTCTTTCTTATAGGAGCAACAATCGCCTGCGTCGCTCAGGGCTGCAACCCGCGCGCGTTTGGCGCAAAAGCGGATGGCGTAGCAAAGGACACATCCGCAATCCAGGCCGCGATCAATGCATGTGCTGCGAGACCTGATGCCCCCGTCCACTTCACAGCCGGGACTTATCTCTCCGCTCCACTGACACTTCCTTCAAACGCCTATCTCATCCTCGACAAGGGTGCGAAGTTGCTCGGCTCTGCCGATATGGCCGACTATCCCATTCGTAAAGATGCCCCCTGGCGACGTGTCTCGCTACTGCACGCTGACCACGCCGCGAACATCCGCATCACCGGTCCAGGCACCATCGACGGCAATGGCCAGATCTGGTGGAACGCGCAACTGCATCGGCAGAAGGATGCACCGGAAAATCCTCGTCCACTGCTAATCGACATCACCAACTCGCATGACATTTTGATCGAGGGCGTGACGATCCAGAACTCGCCACAGTACAACATCACAACATTTCTTTCGAGCGGCTTAACAGTTCGCAATGTGACGATTCGCAATCCGGGACGAGGCGCGCCGAACACTGACGGGATTGATCCATTCTCAACGAGTCATGTTCTGATTGAGCACACCACAATCGACACCGGCGACGACAACGTAGCCATTAAGTCCGGCTTGGTTGAACGTGGTGACCCGGATGTGCCCTCGACCGATATCACCATCCGCGACTGCACGTTTCTGAACGGCCACGGCCTTTCCATTGGTAGCGAAACCGCCGGCGGCGTTCGCAATGTGACGGTAGAGCGCCTCAGTTTCCGCGCGACACGACAAGGCATCCGCATCAAATCGGCACGCGGACGCGGCAACGACCTCGGCAACTTTATCTACCGTGACATCACGATGGATGGTGTCGAAACCCCGATTCAAATAACGGCTTACTACACAGGCCACTCGAACGACGATACGGCACAGCCCATCACCGAACACACACCGCGCTTTCACGATATCGACATTGAAAATTTGACCGCCACTGGAGCTAAGCAAGCCGCGCTCATTATGGGTTTGCCTGAAAGCCCCATTGAGAACCTGACACTCAAGAACGTACACATCACGGCAGCAAAGGGTATGCTCATCCAGCAAGCGCATGTCACCGAGTCAAACGTCACGGTTGCTGCAGCATCAGGCCCGGCGACGCAGTATGGGCCTGGGGTACTGATCAATGGGAAGAAGCCGTAA